Within the Medicago truncatula cultivar Jemalong A17 chromosome 4, MtrunA17r5.0-ANR, whole genome shotgun sequence genome, the region CCCTACCAAAATCCAAATCCCTCCTTTCAAGATGTAGATCTTGAAGGTGACTGGTGAGCTCGCCGTCTCTTGAGCTGCACCACTTGGGGGATGTCGTCCCTTTTCGCCGTTTTGGGTTTCTCTCACCTCTCCGCCTACGGTGCCGTTTTTGCTTTAGATCTCCTCCGTCCGTTGTGGTCTGGTGGTGGTTTGATTCGGGCTCGTACCTTCGCCTCCAAGTTGTCTCCTGGTTGTGGTTCACAGATTTCTCGGTGGTGGAGCGTTGCTGAATATAGGTGGTTTTGTGTTGGCTTCTCTCTTCCTCACCTTGCACGACCTTTGTTTTGTGGTTCCTTCATCAAATCTGTTGAGATCTTCAGATTCTCTGGTTGTTGTTTCGCTACCACCACGTCGATGCTCTTGGAGGCTATTTTTGGTCGTTGCTTTGTTATGTGTCGTGTTTGTTTTTATCATCGGTTGTGTTTGTTGTTACTAGATTGGGAGGGTTCAGATATGACCTTTTTGAAGTGGATTGTTTCGTAAACCCTAACGGGTCTGTTGTGATTCTAAAACCCGGAGGGGTCTGGTTCGTTTAATCCGAAAGGGTCTGGTAGTTGACGTATTGGACTCATCCCTCGATTTAAGTTCTTGCGCGTTGTTTTGCTCGAAAGGGCATTTTATGCTTGCTATTGATCAGGGAGCTGTTGACACTTGGATTtgttaccgtgttggcggtcgatCCATTCGCCATTCTTAAACTCTAGTTGTTCTCGACAAATTCTTAGTATACTTTTTTTGTAACCTTATTTCGCGCCCGTACGCGGGTTCACTGGTTTGCGCCTGTGATTAGTGTTTTTTTGTTAGAATAGATTAGAATCGAACCATTTTGAACTGTTTTCTCATGATGTATTCCCAGTTGGGTTATTCCTAGGTCAGGTGAAATGCCCGCCAGTCTTTGTAAcactttctttctattttgcctaaaaaaaatggGGAAAAAGGGCAAAAATCGATTCAATACAGTACACACTATATACATTATTCATGTGTGCGGTGTACAATATTTCAATCGGAAAAAGGCAACACTTcgataatattattattattcacgCGTGTACAATACATGCTtcaattgtaaaaaataaaaatcaattcaattagaATTCAAAAATGGATTCAATTGGAAAAAgcataaatcaattcaattaGAATTCAACACCTAAAGCAATTAGAGAATTGaaacaatcattatcaaagagaattggaataagaaaaaaaaaacataaacctaAAACAATACATCTGAAGAGAGAATGATTTAAGAAAATTGTGAGAATCAATAATGATTTTCTTACAAATTGCAATTgcttggttttgtttttggaacTTTTTGGTTTTTCTCATCCATTTTTCTAATTGCAcaaaaagaatttttatttaaatgtgttttttagAGTTGGGTCTTTtcaattacaaaagaaaaaattatctcTTTAGGGGGCCTAAGAGATATGGGGGGCCTAAAATGTAACCTTCTTGCATgaaagacattttttttcttccaatttttacTATTTGGGCTGAGATATGGATTTTAATATTGCCCTGCTAATACTAATTGCTATAGGCACCCCAATTTTTCTTACTTTTGCTATATGCACCCGCcatctaaaaataaattgggCCCCATACTGGAAAGGGCCTTAGGCTGTCGCACCCCCGCCCTATGCCTAGGTTCGGCCCTGCTGTTGAAGGATGATCAACTATTTTCCACGTACTAGTTTGATCAAGAGCATTAAGTTCATTTTGCATCGCTTGCTTCCAACAATCAAACTTGATAGCCTCGACATATGATGTAGgtttaatattttatacaaGAGAGAATGCATATTGTGAGTGAGATGCATATGGTTTATTATGAGAAATGAAATTGGATAAAGGATATTTACTATTAGAAGAATTGATGTCTGAAGTAGGAGATGCATTGCAAATAAAATCTGGTAAGTAAGAATGAGTCTTTCTATTTCTAAAGGAGACTCTAAATGGAGGAGATGGAGGTATGGGAATGGGAGATGGAGGATTAGGAGGAGATAGAGTACTGATAGTATCAACTATGACATGAGAGTGAGATGTAAAGGAAGGAAAATACTCCCAGTCAGGAGCAAAAGTTGATGATGTGGAATTATAAGGAAATATCGACTCatgaaaaacaacatttatgGAAAGAATATTTCTTtggaaagaatataaaaaagaacATAACCTTTAAAACATGTAAAACAACATAAGAGCAAAAAATATTAGGTAGTAGTATAGATTGAAATAAAAGGGAACTATCCACATTCAAGATATGCTGATGTTTTATTTCCACCCTACCATTCTGCTTGGGTGTCTCAATACAAGAATTTTTTTGTATGTTTCCTTTGTAGACATAAAATTCAGTGATTAGGAATTTAAGTCCATTGTCAGACCTGATAAAATTTGGACTGATATGATGATGGTTATcaattaattgaatgaaatttCTGATATAAGAAAACACTCCCTCTTTAgatttaggctttgtttggttggtgaatgaaagtgaaaggaaagaaagagaaaggaaagattgTGTAAGGAATGAAAGAGAGTAGAAAGTGAGATGATTGTTATGGTTGTTTGGTAGAAGAGAAAGTAGAAAGAAAGTAAGAGGAAAGAAAGATATGTGTTTATTATTGACATAAATACCCttgtatattaataaaatattaatatatgcaatatatattatacaaacatgccaaaaaaaataagagaagaaaaagatgaatatttgtatgTGTATTGTTGTCACAACATTATGTATCATTTTTTGTGGAcatttatatattgtttatttcataaaaagCATGTGTTACatattgttaatattatattattaaatagggttatttttgtctttttaagcAAAACATTGTCACACCTCATGTTTCCATTCAATCTAGTGAAGAAAGAATTTATTTGTGGGTCCCATCTtaaactttctttcctttcttatTTGTTGAAGTtccaaacaatggaaagaaGATCTTTCCACAatctttctttccctcttctaaTCCTTCCACTAAACCAAACAAGAGAATGGTGCAAGTGAATCtactataataataaaatacttaGGGCCATGAACAAATGATATGGCAAGAGGACCCCAAATATCAAAgtgtaataattaaaatttagaagAAGCAATAGATGAACTTAAAGTATacagaaatgatatttgaacaaccattttttgacaactttctctctcatactcacattattcttttactttctctctctattgctttgatttttgtgttactatctaaatttctttgtataatttagttgtctaaaaagttgtcacaagaaatggttgttcaaatatcattgctctaatTTTCTGATTtgcaaaatgacaaatatcACATGTAGCTttattatcaacaaaaatagaAGGGTACAATTGATGCATCTGTGACAATATTTGATTAGACATATGACCTAAACTAAAGTGTGAAATAGCATATGCTGGATTACTAGAATgacaattataaattttatttgaaaaatgagGACAATGATTGTGATGAAAAATgagtattaatttaatttcgGATTGAGCCCCTTTttgtaataattatattattttaatttcggaTACGTCTGAAGACTTAAATGGCATATTTGTGATATGAACACTAAAATGTTTGTCTGTTTCGCATAAATGTTTTTGGCTTTATTACAAGACTCTAAAGTCTAATCGACTAAAAGTCCTCCAGCTAATCAAGTATATAAGGCCATGTTGTACAAGGATTATCAGCATTTTTagcaatttttttcattttgtataaTAAAGTTTTGATAAAGAGTGTTTCTGGTACACTTTTTAAAGATCTTAAATTTAACaattaatctttcaaaaaatcatgTATTATAATTTCTAGTAGaattaaaatactattttttatccttttagTTTGACTGAATTTctaagttagtcctttaagttttaaaagtttcaattatatcattttagtttgacagaattcccAAGTTAgccctttaagtttcaaaagtttcaaatagatctttttagttgataaacAATTTCACCGTTACCCCTGCTGTCAGTCTCCGTTTAACTGATGCTGATGTAACCATTAAGTTGATGACTTAATGCTGCCTTTTAAAAGCTCCAGGTGTCAAAACGCTATGTTTACAGTGATAGTGCTAGAAAAGCAActatttacaacaacaaatatCTTTCTATCACTATTAAACGACATTTACAGTGATAGAATGATCATTTATAACTATTAAATGTAACTTTTTGACATATTGAAGCTTTTAAAAGGAAGCGATTTGATacaaatcaacaatttaaagaCTACATCAACATCAGTTAATTATTAACTAACAGCAGGGGTAACGGTGAAATAATTTATCAAGTGAAAGTacatatttgaaacttttaaaatttaaaggtCTTACTTAAgaattttgtcaaactaaaaaatttatttgaaactTATAAAACTTAAAGATGAACTTGtaaattcttttatttcaaataaatatgaaaaggaTTGTACGTCAGTatctaattataaaataaaaataattaccgAGAATATCATGCtagttataatttttaaacacaACAATTAGAATCAAATTAATAGAAAAAGTCctatttgaaaacaaaacaaaaaaatgttaataaagtgTTTTGAGACATTGGTTAAGACTTTTAAATGGTAACGttttatgaatatatatgtacaatcaatgcattgaaaatcgaaatatttaattttttattaaaataatttcttcttttaaaatctttataaAGTGTCCTGAAATACTCGTTAACAATGCTACAAAaatttgtaaaacaaaataaaaaatactgaAAGAAATTAATTGACAAAGTCATCCATTTGTGTCATTGAGTAACCATtgatcatgaacacaacaagcATTTAAaacaatactccctccgtcctaaattgtatgttactttagaaaaaatatttgtcctaaattgtatgtcactttagaataccaatgaaacattaatgttacttttcctattatatccttaactatttattactctttcttttttcaattctttcatttatctttcccatatcatttattaaggataattttgtaaaacaattcataatatctctttcccacacaatattagttacatttcttaatatgtgtgaaatgcccaaaacgtcatacaatttgagacggagggagtataaattaCACATAAATGAGCCATCAGCTAACACCTTaatttcttctacttctttcattaaagaggggtgatttagggtcaatttttgaaCTCAAATCACCCCTCTAAATCGTTTTTCTCCTTCCCTcttatttaaataagtgattttcacatcgaATTAGGTTTTTCTTTCGTGAGTTCGTCGTCTTAGTGTGACATTGTTTTGGttgtcgtctttgtgcggtgttgTTTGTCTTTTCCCTCTTGTTTAGGTGTTTGTTTGaatcagattgtcagatcagatTCGATCCAGTGCAAATCGAACCAATGACTTTGACGTCATCAACGTTgtagatccggagacatgactATAACAGAGAtttttatagtcatatttgtaggcttaTGTACTTttccgttttatgctattagcatggatgttgtgagtttgttcacagattcatcctttatatttttaacgAATTTGTATTGTagcgatgtactctatcaatttaaatgaatgaatgttgtttgttttgtataaaaaaataaatataaatttcacATAATGTACAAAATTAGAACAGTGATTGTATAACCCTTATATAAAGATCTTTTTgctagaaaaaaaaagaaaagaatagtGGCCATCTACGTGATTGTCGGAAACCATAAACTGTTGTTTCTCCAAGAAGTGGTGGTGAATATGATGAAGCTTCCAAGAACAAGATTCAAACAAAACATTCACACAAGAAAAATTGGTGATCATTGAATGCTGTTCAGATCACTcccttatttttgtttcttcttctttttctttttctttttcatgtttgAATTTCGGTTGTGTGAAATGTGAAtacttgtatatttttttgaagactTGCTTGAAAAGAGTTGACTATTCAACCTTTCTTGTTACATGATCAGTGTTCTCAATGTAGATCATTGTTTCAAATTGTTGTCCACAAGTGCAATTATAACTTCAATGTATCTGCAATTTTAAAACCTCTGTAGCTTTTGGTAGAGTTAGGATTAGTTTATGTAGTTAATTGAGTCAAATTCCATACTATGTTCTAAGCGGTTCTCTCTTTTAGACCATGATGAATATTTGTGGAACATTGGATTTTCTTTACAGTTTTGTGCAGTTTATGTCAACAACTTAGTTCCTATACCACTTCTATTTTagaatcattatttttttactataatatTTTAGAATCATTGcattcaaagattttttttactaatcttGTATGTCTCTTGtctttttctttccctttaACCAAAAAAGAACAGGTACACATTTGCTTTTGCAGGTAAGATGCTTTTGTCTATCGATCACCAATTATTGTTCCTTGCTTTAGCtagtttaataataataataataataataataataataataataatattattattattattattatttttttttttttttttttcactcatCCACGCTAGACGGAgtctttaacttattttttagtaaaataaaacctATCATATAACTTACGCATGCGTCAGATCTCAATATTAAGATGTGttgctaaaaataataataagttgcTTCATCTATTTATTTAGCACCATCTTAgataaacattttattattatcgatgcttattaaaaagataaatatgaaaacatcctcttttttcactttttaactAAAACATATGTCTACTAAGTACActcaaatggtaaaaaaaactaGTAGAACACTTAATATCTTGGACAAGATTTGCGAACTCGTCGTAATCTCCACTTTTCCAGCACTTGagtgaataaaataaattacatgaTATGATGTAGTTTCCCGATCTAGTTGACTATGTGCATTATTGACCTTATATACTTTCaccatatttttctaataatatataaaaataaataatagtatcATATAAAATGTTAGATTTGTCtcgttgaatatttttaaaatattaaattttcataattttttctattagataattaaagatgttaaagataaaaaaaatatgaaacaaatgAGTCAAGTGACAGAGTCAACTGTGCCATTTTATATGAGACCGAGGAAGAagtaacatatattatgaaacaaatgaaaatgggaGATCATTAGATATCtccaaataatgtctccatataCTAGATAAAAGTTCCAATAGttccaattttttgtttttcatttaatttaatgtttttaacaAACTACTAACCCACCATGAAAAATTATAGGACATGTACGACAATACATTATTCTTAAGAGGAAGTTCAATAGTAAGCAGATGCATTATTGACATAGCACTACATCATTCTCAAGCCATTAGACACAGGCTACTCATACTTCACTATGATAGCACATATAATCTTTTGGCTTTTCTTAATACCATTCAGCATAATAAATTCCAGTTCTAACAATTTTGTGGTGAATGGCTACTGTCATGGCCATCAACGTTCCTTGTTGCTCCAATTGAAAAACAACCTGATATTCAACTCCGAAATATCTTCAAAGCTAGTTCATTGGAAGCAAAGTGAACATGATTGTTGCCAATGGGATGGGGTAACATGCAAAGATGGACATGTTACAGCCCTTGATCTTAGTCAAGAGTCTATTTCCGGAGGACTTAATGATTCAAGTGCTCTTTTCAGCCTGCAATACTTGCAGAGCCTGAATTTGGCTTTGAATAAGTTTAATTCCGTGATTCCTCAAGCGCTGCATAAACTGCAGAATTTGAGCTATCTCAACTTGTCCGATGCTGGCTTTGACGGGTATGTCCCAATAGAAATTTCTCACCTCACAAGGTTGGTTACTCTTGATTTGTCATCTACGTTTATTTCACATCAGAGCCTAAAACTTGCAAAGCAAAATATGGCGATACTTGTGAAAAACCTCACAAATATCATAGAATTGTATCTAGATGGTGTGGCAATATGTACCAGCGGAGAGGAATGGGGTCGTGCTTTATCTTCTTTGGAGGGTCTTCGTGTTTTAAGCATGTCATCCTGCAATCTCTCTGGACCTATTGATTCGTCACTAGTTAAGCTTCAATCACTCTCTCTTCTAAAATTGAGTCACAATAAATTGTCCTGCATAGTGCCGAATTTCTTTGCAAATTTTTCCAATTTAACCATCCTACAGCTCAGTAGTTGTGGCTTGCATGGTTCTTTCCCAAAAGATATCTTCCAAATACACAAATTGAATGTTCTTGACATATCAGACAATCAAAATCTCAATGGCTCATTGCCAGACTTTCCACCACTTGCATCTCTTCACTACTTAAATCTCACCAATACAAATTTCTCAGGACCACTTCCAAATACTATCTCCAATCTAAAGCAGTTATCAACAATTGATCTATCTTATTGCCAATTCAACGGAACACTTCCCAGTTCAATGTCAGAACTCACCCAACTTGTGTATCTAGACATGTCTTCCAACTACCTCACAGGTCCACTCCCTTCTTTCAATATGTCGAAGAATCTCACATATCTATCCCTATTTCTCAATCATTTGAGCGGGGATTTACCATCCAGCCATTTCGAGGGGCTTCAAAATCTTGTAAGCATTGATTTAGGGTTCAATTCTTTCAAAGGTAAAATGCCCTCATCTCTACTTAAGCTCCCATATTTGCGAGAACTAAAGCTTCCCTTTAATCAAATTGGTGGTCTCTTAGTTGAATTTGATATTGCATCCTCAGTATTAGAGATGCTTGATTTAGGAAGCAATAACTTACAGGGACATATTCCAGTCTCTGTCTTTAACCTTAGAAAACTTCGTGTCCTTCAACTTTCTTCCAATAAGTTGAATGGCACAATACAATTGGACATCATTCGAAGGCTGAGTAATTTAACTGTACTAGGCCTCTCAAATAACTTTTTGTCAATTGATGTCAACTTCAGAGATGATCATCAATTGTCACTATTTCGAGAGATAAGAGTTGTTCAGTTGGCTTCATGCAACTTAAGGGGAATCCCAAGTTTCTTGAGAAACCAGTCGAAATTACTATTTCTTGACATATCTCGCAATGATATTGAAGGGTCGATACCTAACTGGATTTGGAAACATGAATCTCTCCTTAACTTGAACCTTTCCAAGAATTCTCTGACTAACTTTGAAGAAACTAGTTGGAACTTGAGTTCTAACCTTTATATGGTTGATCTTAGTTTTAACCGGTTGCAAGGGCCTATTTCCTTCATTCCAAAGCATGCTTTTTATTTGGACTACTCAAGCAATAAGTTGAGCTCTATTGTACAACCAGACATCGGAAACTATCTCCCTGCCATAAATATATTGTTTCTTTCAAACAATAGTTTTAAGGGAGAAATAGACGAGTCCTTGTGCAATGCTTCATACCTACGCTTGTTAGATCTCTCCTACAACAACTTTGATGGGAAGATTCCTAAGTGTTTTGCAACCTTGAGTAGCAGACTGTTGATGTTGAACTTTGAAGGTAACAAGCTTCATGGTCATATCCCTGATATTATATCCCCAAATTCATGTGCACTAAGATATTTGAATCTGAATGACAATCTATTGAACGGTAGCATACCCAAATCTTTGGTCAATTGCAATAAACTGCAAGTCCTAAACCttggaaataattttttaagtgaCAGATTTCCATGTTTCTTAAGCAATATTTCCACCCTGAGAATCATGGTTTTAAGGTCAAATAAGCTCCATGGGTCTATTGGATGCCCAACTAGAACTGGTGACTGGAAGATGCTTCATATTGTTGATCTAGCCTCCAATAACTTGAACGGAAGAATACCAGTCTCCCTATTAAATAGTTGGAAGGCAATGATGCGTGATGAAGATGTTCTTGGGACAGAATTAGGCCATTTGTTTTTTGACATTGATGATAACTTCCATCCTATGAGTTTTAAGGCTATGTTACCAGCTTTGGACAAACGTGTGTCAACAAATTTGATTCCATTCCTTGAAAACATGTCTCGCTCTATTATTGACCAGGAGTATGCTAAATTAAAAATTCTTGCTCGTTATCAGGTTTCAATTAATATTGTCAACAAAGGCCATCAGATGAAGCTTGTCAAAATTCAAAGTGCCTTAACTTATGTTGATATGTCAAGCAATTACTTAGAGGGGCCAATACCGAATGAGTTAATGCAATTCAAGGCATTGAATGCTCTAAACTTGTCACATAATGCATTAATGGGTCATATACCATCATTAGTGGGGAATTtgaagaatcttgagtctatggACATTTCAAACAACTCCTTGAATGGAGAGATTCCTCAAGAGCTTTCAAGTCTATCTTTCCTAGCATATATGAATCTCTCGTTCAATCACCTAGTTGGACGAATTCCTTTGGGTACTCAAATTCAAACATTTGATGTAGATTCCTTTGAAGGGAATGAAGGATTGTGCGGACCTCCACTGACCAAGATATGTGAACTTCCACAATCAGCATCTGAAACACCTCATTCCCAGAATGAGAGTTTCGTTGAATGGAGTTTCATAAGTATTGAGTTGGGATTTCTTTTTGGCTTTGGAGTTTTCATCCTTCCTGTTTTTTGTTGGAAGAAATTGCGGTTGTGGTATTCCAAACACGTAGATGAAATGCTTTACAGGTTCATCCCCCGGCTAGATTTTGTGTATGAACAACATGAAGGGAAGAGATACAAAACTCTAAAGTGGATGTACTGACTATTGGACTCTTGGGTTTTGCACTCTTCAATTTTATGGGTTTGTATTTCCTCACCTTTCTTTGTTTAAAAGCTGTAGTATCAAAATAAAGAGTCACCGTTAACAAGTACTCTTCAACATTACCGTTGTTAAAGCCTGCGAGTCACTGTTAACAAGTCCCCTTGAACATTACCACTGCAGTTAGTTCGTTATCTATTTTTAGAAATAACCACTCTGTATTAGAGTGTATCTGTTACTATTACAGTTTTATGTACCAGTTATATGTACTTCAAAAGTTAGTTTAACACTGAATTTTTCTAATGTCTCCGCTGCTATTTCTGTTACTAATTTATGGTTGTTCTATTCCATGGATTCTTATTTACTGTAGGTTATTTCGTAGTTCTGTGATGGAGTTTTATATTGTTCTATATGTATCTACTGCAAACTTAATGTTTCCTTGCTCCTTCACAGTTTCATAGATTAATATTAGTCCTTAGTAGTAGAATAATGCTTAATTTTTCCCTGGCttcttattttcctttttaacaTCTTCTTTTGCATTTGGCAGATTAAAGAAAACTTCAAAATGCTAATAAATACAATTAGCCCCCCATCACTATCTAGCACTGTGTCCCTTATATTTCCTCGCCAATTTTTGCTCGTCCTTCTCCATCAACAGTTTACAAAACGcacatctatctatctatctatattaaTTTAGACACCATATTACTTATGCTGCCACGTATAATCTATTCCATGATCCTCATTTCTTATTTGTTTGCTAAGAAACGAAATGCATTCCTTTGTTGGCAGTTACTCATAACTCCATCAATTACTTTCTTTTGTTGTTACTCTACCTTATTCTTCCATAATAACTCCATTGATGGTTGTTTGTGCATATGGGAAAATTGCACCATTATTTattcaccaaaataaaatagCTACGGAACCAAAATATTAACTTTTCACAAACACCTAATTTATACCATAAGCAACATCACTCTTGCCAGCTGAACCCGCAGACACCCCTCTCTGCAGGGTCCACCTTGTGAAAACAAACACCTCAACTCATTCACGGCGCACATACATTATGCGACTTGGATTTGCACATTCATCCTTTCCATCATGTTCTCTCTTCACTTTGTGCTTGGATCTGCAGTTAGCATTTTCATCGTCTCTATTCATTTGCCTCCGTTAATCTTGCAAATTGGGCATTATTCTGTTTTAAATTAACACGTTCTATCTTTTTTACAGTATATACAATCAAAATATGGCCTTAAATGTCACAATCACACACAAGAAGTGGAGTTCAAAATTTGGCACGGGGGGCATCTAGGTCTGAAATAATAACGTAATTTATAATGTCAATGAATCCTTCAAATTACAATTTCTGGTGTTTCTTTAGTCCTATTGAAGTTTATCTGCAAACTATGTGTTTGTCTTTATAGCAGCGGAAATACTTTTTCTCTATTGTCAAATAAATTCGATGAATAATGCAATTCAAGTATAATCCTCAGTAGTGGTTACTTTAGAGTCTTATAATTTTAGCAGTAAATTGTTTGtcaagtaatttttttcttgtgaaACTTAATTAAAGTTTGAGTGTCATTTTAAATTGGACATAGTTATGTAATTCATATAGcctcatttatatatattcttcaaattaaattacatgaactttttttatttaaaactttcatgttttcTCCATTTTAACTTCCACCAAACTGGAATATAGCATCGTAGCTTTCATTGTGGGATCTCATTTTCCACACCTATAAGGTTCAAATTATGGATTTTCTACGGTCATTATAATTGGAAGGTCTAAAAGGATGCAAAAGTTACTCCAAGAGAAGTAAATCCTACACCCAATTCAagttattttggtttttatgatattatgactactatatgaat harbors:
- the LOC11422482 gene encoding receptor-like protein 19; this encodes MIAHIIFWLFLIPFSIINSSSNNFVVNGYCHGHQRSLLLQLKNNLIFNSEISSKLVHWKQSEHDCCQWDGVTCKDGHVTALDLSQESISGGLNDSSALFSLQYLQSLNLALNKFNSVIPQALHKLQNLSYLNLSDAGFDGYVPIEISHLTRLVTLDLSSTFISHQSLKLAKQNMAILVKNLTNIIELYLDGVAICTSGEEWGRALSSLEGLRVLSMSSCNLSGPIDSSLVKLQSLSLLKLSHNKLSCIVPNFFANFSNLTILQLSSCGLHGSFPKDIFQIHKLNVLDISDNQNLNGSLPDFPPLASLHYLNLTNTNFSGPLPNTISNLKQLSTIDLSYCQFNGTLPSSMSELTQLVYLDMSSNYLTGPLPSFNMSKNLTYLSLFLNHLSGDLPSSHFEGLQNLVSIDLGFNSFKGKMPSSLLKLPYLRELKLPFNQIGGLLVEFDIASSVLEMLDLGSNNLQGHIPVSVFNLRKLRVLQLSSNKLNGTIQLDIIRRLSNLTVLGLSNNFLSIDVNFRDDHQLSLFREIRVVQLASCNLRGIPSFLRNQSKLLFLDISRNDIEGSIPNWIWKHESLLNLNLSKNSLTNFEETSWNLSSNLYMVDLSFNRLQGPISFIPKHAFYLDYSSNKLSSIVQPDIGNYLPAINILFLSNNSFKGEIDESLCNASYLRLLDLSYNNFDGKIPKCFATLSSRLLMLNFEGNKLHGHIPDIISPNSCALRYLNLNDNLLNGSIPKSLVNCNKLQVLNLGNNFLSDRFPCFLSNISTLRIMVLRSNKLHGSIGCPTRTGDWKMLHIVDLASNNLNGRIPVSLLNSWKAMMRDEDVLGTELGHLFFDIDDNFHPMSFKAMLPALDKRVSTNLIPFLENMSRSIIDQEYAKLKILARYQVSINIVNKGHQMKLVKIQSALTYVDMSSNYLEGPIPNELMQFKALNALNLSHNALMGHIPSLVGNLKNLESMDISNNSLNGEIPQELSSLSFLAYMNLSFNHLVGRIPLGTQIQTFDVDSFEGNEGLCGPPLTKICELPQSASETPHSQNESFVEWSFISIELGFLFGFGVFILPVFCWKKLRLWYSKHVDEMLYRFIPRLDFVYEQHEGKRYKTLKWMY